The Lathyrus oleraceus cultivar Zhongwan6 chromosome 5, CAAS_Psat_ZW6_1.0, whole genome shotgun sequence genome includes the window gatcAGGGAGAACTGATTCttaaggttgaagagattcaaacccctatcaccaTGATAGGGGCACAACTGCTAAAAGGTGGTCTAGTCCCAGAGGAGCTAGTCAATGATGAGAATGATGAAGGGTTGAGaaattttatacaacaaatgctgGACCAAGGCGAGTTACAGATAAATCGCTGTGTCAAGAACAAGGGAGAGAAAGAGATAGCCGTCGTGGTGGACATCCTCTATGATGAGGTTAACGTGGACATCCCTTTTGATGAGGTTAACGTAGACATCCCTTTTGATGAGGTTAACGTGGACATCCCTTTTGATGAGGTTAATGTGGCCATCCCTTATGATGAGGTTAATGTGGAAATCCCCATAAACCCATTGGTGATAGAGTTTCCAGCACCGTTCGCGTACAAGGATGAGAAGGCGGTACCGtggatatatcagcccagagcttttaagcaagGGCAGGAAGACCGACCCGTAGTGATCAGTGAACCAAACGTTACCTCAATTGTGGGGCCAGCCGGAATGACGCGCAGTGGCCGAGTGTTCGCGCCAAGGGCTGTTGATGCTTCTACAAAAGCCAAAGGGAAAGAAATTGCTACTCCTGTCCAAATCCCTGTCCCAAATCAAGAAATGCAAGAAATGCACCTGTCGCCTAAAGTTGCGGTCACTCGTGAGGAGGCTGAGGAATTTCTAaggataatcaagaaaagtgattataaagTGGTGGACCAATTGAATCAAACACCTTCAAAAATCTCCATGTTATCTCTGTTGCTCAACTCAGAAGCACACAGGAATTCATTGTTGAAAGTGTTAAGCGCAGCACATATCACGAAAGACataacaatagaacagtttgacgATGTGATAGCTTGCGTAACCACTGGAAATTTTTTGGGGTTTAATGATGATGAACTACCAGTTgagggaaagaaccataacaaggccctaCATATCTCCTTGAAGTGTATAGATACTATATTATCAAGGGTATTAGTAGACACAGGTTCCTCACTGAACGTCATGCCAAAAACCACGTTGATAAAGCTGCCGATGGAAGGGATGAATATGAAGCCCAGCACCCTAattgtgaaagcattcgatggcTCAAGACgagcagtgataggagaggttgacCTACCAATCAAAATAGGCCCAACTTTCTTCAATATCACATTCCAGgttatggacatacatcccgGTTATAGCTGCTTACTTGGGAGACCATGGATCCACTCTGCAGGTGCCGTCACCTCCACTTtacaccaaaagctaaaattCATTACCAATGACAAGATGATTGTGATTGGAGGGGAGGAGGATATCTTGGTTAGCCACTTAACATCTTTCCGATATATCGAAGTAGATGGCGAGATAACCGAGACACCATTCCAGTCCTTGGAAGTGGTGAATATGATGGCTGTTCAAAAGACATTGGAGACTCCGAAGTCAGGACCATCCATGGCCTCGTGGCAAGGAGCTAAAGCTGTGATGGAAAGTGAAAACGCTCAAGACTGGGGCAAAGTGGTGGAAGTGAACCAGAAGCGAGACAAGTTTGGGTTAGGGTATGACCCATCGTTGACTGAAGCCAGTAACCAACACGATGAAGAGCAGATTCCTCCTGTAAAAGAAACGTTCATCAGCGCTGGCCACATTTTTGGAAACCAGGTGGCCATGATCAATGTTGAAGATCATGAGGAAGGAGCGTCTAGCTGGATACGACAAGCCGCGCCTAATGAAGAACTGACAAactggaaggctgtggaagtccctcaaatttttcaaaagtaattttattattttagacaaaaccctgtgctctgcccaaggcacagtggcaTGTTGTAGGGCCCCCTTTATCTTTTTTTAAGAATTTTTCTATCAATAATAAATGGAGATTTGCATTCAATTTTTTTTGTTCCTTTCCTTTCGTTTTTTACAAAAAATGGCATCAATTtttatgcacgcactttctaaataaactgcataaatcataacatgcagaaacaccaccgagaccattgataacgacactgctaGGGTCTGGCATGACTTTGATTGTCCgatttaccaagctgaagaggaagtGGGTGAAGAGtgcgaactccctgaagagttggccagattactcagacaggaagagaaggtcattcaaccacaccaAGAGGACGTCGAAGTTATCAACCTGGGAACAGAAGAAGACAAAAGAGAAGTAAGAGTAGGCGCCGCGCTTCAAGATGCAGTGAAGACTAGATTGATAGAGCTCCTCCGTGAATATAACGATGTGTTTGCATGGTCTTACCAAGATATGCCCGGATTAGACACTGATATCGTGACCCACAAacttccccttaaagaagaatgctcTGCCGTCAAACAGaagctaagaagaactcgaccGGATATGGCTCTCAAAatcagagaagaggtgagaaagcagtttgacgctGGTTTCCTAGAAGTCGCaaagtacccacaatgggttgccaacattgtaccggtaccaaagaaagatgggaaagtccgcatgtgcgtagattaccgagacctaaatagagctagtcccaaagacgatttcccattacctcacatcgatgtattggtagataacacagcCCAGTTCTCTGtattttcctttatggatggtttctccggatacaaccaaattaaaatggatcccgaggacatggagaagaccacgttcattaccccttggggcaccttttgttacaaggtaatgccgtttggattaaagaacgctggggcaacatatcaacgcgCTATGGTGACcctctttcatgacatgattcataaagagattgaggtgtatgttgacgacatgattgccaaatcccagacagaagaggaACATATCACTAATCTGGAGAAACTGTTTGCTCGTTTGAGGAAGTTTCggttgagacttaatcctaacaaatgcacatttggggttcgatccgggaagcttttaggctttattgtaagccaaaagggaattgaggtagatcctgACAAAGTTCGAGCCATTCAGAATATGCCATCACCAAGAACTGAGAAGGAAGTCCGTGGTTTCTTGGGAAGATTGAATTACATCGCTCGGTTTATCTCTCATCTTACTGCCACATGTAAACCGATATTCAAGCTTTTAAGGAAGAATCAAGGCGTggagtggaatgatgactgccagatagccttcgataaaatcaaagaatacttacAAGAGCCACCGATTCTGATGCCCCTTGCAGAAGGGAGACCCCTCATCGTGTACTTAACAGTGCTCGacgagtccatgggttgtgtattgggacaacaagatgCGACTGGTAGAAAGGAACATGTCATAtattatctgagcaagaagtttaaTGATTGCGAGACCAGATATtccttactcgagaagacttgttgtgcactcgcATGGGCCGCCAAACGTCTCAGACAgtacatgctgactcacacgacttggttggtatctaaaatggatcccatcaagtacatattcgagaaaccagctCTTACCGGTAGgattgctcgatggcagatgttgttatcagaatacgatattcaatatgttgcacaaaaggcaatcaaaggaagcgtactggcagaccatcttgctcaccaaccattggaggattaccaacctttgaagtttgacttcccagatgaggacaTTATGGTTGTCAAGGATGCTGAAGACTCTGAACAAGAGGAGAATCTCGAGCCAAAAGCAGGATGGACCCTCATGTTCGACggtgcctcaaatgcaataggccatggaattggggcagtgttgatgtctcccaagaatttccatctaccattcactgcaaagctctgttttacctgtacaaataacatggctgagtatgaagcttgcatactatGGTTGGAAGAAGCCATTGAGTTGAAGATTAAGGTGCTAGAAGTATTTGGGGATTCCGCCCTGGTGATACATCAGATTAGAggtgattgggaaacaagacatgccAACCTAATTCCGTATCGGGATTACGTGCTGAAGTTACTCCCAAAATTCGACAAAATCACTTTCTCGCACATTCCTCGggaagagaatcagatggcagatgcgttagcaaccttggcttccatgtacaagttaatatggcccaaccatcagcctcaCATTGAAATTAGGCGTTTTGATGAACCCGCGCATTGCTTGACGACAGCagaagagccagatggtaaaccctggttctttgaCATTAAACGATATCTAGAGAAGCAGGAATACCCGGCAGAGGCCTCTagccttgacaaaaggaccctccggagACTGGCATCGAAGTTCCTCTTGAATGGGGAAGTATTGTACAAGCAGAATTATGACatggttttgttgaggtgtgtggaCAAACACGAAGCTAATCAGCTTATGAAGGACATACATGAAGGGTCTTTCGGCACACATGCAAATGGGCACTCCATGGCGAAGAAGATCCTTAgggcaggttactactggttAACGATGGAAGCTGACTGTTATCATTACACCAGAGCATGCCacaaatgccagatttatgctgacaaaatacatgtaccgcctaccccgctgaatgttatagcatcaccttggcctttctctatgtggggcattgacatgatcgggatgatagaacccaaagcatcTAATGGGCATAGgtttatcttggtggccatagactactttaccaaatgggtggaagccgcaTCTTATGCGAATGTCACAAAGCACGTAGTCGCCCGTTTCTTAAAGAACAACATCATatgccgatatggggttcccaacaaaatcatcactgataatgggtccaatctcaacaacaagaccatgaAGGAATTATGCACAACtttcaaaatcgagcatcacaactcgTCACCatatcgacctaagatgaatggggctgttgaagctgcgaacaaaaatatcaagaagatcatccagaagatggtagtcacgtataaggattggcatgagatgctacctttcgtgttacatggttatcgtacgtcagtacgaacttcaacaggggcaaccccataCTCCTTagtatatggcatggaagcagttctccccATAGAAGTGGAGATTCCCTCGATGAGAGTCTTAATGGAGGCTAAGTTAGACGAGGcagaatgggttcaatcaaggtacgacgagctcaaccttattgaggagaaacgcttgaaagcgttaggtcacggtcaactctatcagaggcgtcttaagaaggcatttgataagaaagttcgtcccagggtgtttcaagagGGTGATTTGGTgctgaagaaaatcttgcccatTCACAAGGACTCTAGGGGGAagtggacaccgaattatgaaggtccatttgtggtggttagagccttttccggaGGCGCTCTAATCCTGGCAACTATGGATGGCGATGAATTGCCACTTCCCACCAATGctgatgctgttaaaaagtactttGCCTAGAAAAGTGGAATGATAAAAggccgctaaatcgaaaacctgaaaaggcgatttaggcaaaaatggctatcctggtggatcgaaaacccgaaagggcgatccaggcaaaaattagggataaaaataaaaaattgacccgctgagttgaaaacccgaaagggcggctcaggcaaaaatgggtatcccggtggatcgaaaacccgaaagggcgatccaggcaaaagttagggattaattccaaggcaaagaacTGTACTTTCAGGCATCTAGCATGTCCCTTGAAGACAAAGAATCAATCTACCTGACTCTTCAAAAGGCGAAGTGATTGGATTatcaaagacataaggatcatagcagtgtggaGACTCAATAGGAACTCAATTTTATTGCCGCTTTGTTTTTACACACAgcaattacctcattaaggaattgcatctttatgtacaatcgcccatttaagggtcaaatcaataaaagagaaattttctCGACAAAAGTTGTGCCCAAATTATTTTTGcattttatctgtttgtttgcaaagcacctttatttttgataaacatcactCTTAAAGATTTTGGAGAAAATAAAAACACGTAATAGAATGAAGTAataaaattgcttttgaaatAGTAAAAGGATAAACCTCTGGGTCTCCAAGTTTGCTCTTGTTTTTCATAGAGGTGTAGGATTGTGTGCAGGCACCTGTATCCATTCCAATTGTTAATCATCACCTCTCAAAGATATACTCATGGTATAGCCAAACCGGGGCAAGTCTCTAATGCATTTCCAGCAGAAACATTAAATCGTAGTTGGAGTATCGCGTGTTGAGAAGTCCGAACCCTTCAGTGGTTTGGGGCATCCCGAATATATTCCCAAAATCACCCAGTGGGGCATCAAAATTTTGATCTCCATCATAACAAAAAGTCCACACCATTGGCATCATCACCCAAAGCAAAAACGCCCTAACCAGGGCAAATCCCAATTATCCATTCGCATGCCCGCATGCATCACATGCGCCATGTGCATCAATTACATACATAATTTTCCTACCAAATAGGAAGATTCACCATTAAGAAATCATATCAATCATTGGCATACATATGCATAGCCTCACACGGTCCGCATTCCTATATGCACAGTTAAATATCCCCAGCAAATGCATAATGCATACACCTCAGGCATCCTCCCATGCATGACATTTCCAcccaaagtggaacatcatacaaaaatcaaacATAATATGATAAGGATCTAAGGTCATTCATGTCTATCCTAGATTTTCCTCATTTCCCAAATACAGTTATTACCCTACGTACGCTCAAGGAATCATTTCCTGGCCAATCATTTCCCTCAACTTCGTGGTTGATAGTGATATTCCCAGCATTTTCTTTGCTACCACTGCTCCCCAAGCAGAAGTTACCATAAAGGTCTCTTGTGAGCTTCTTCCCTGCAGAGCTTCTTCAACAGGTTCCCTCCAAAAGGAATCTTCTCCAAAATATCCCCCCAACAGACTTTCATTCATTGAGATGTCACTTCATTTATATGGAGAATCTCATTTTCattactgtttgagatactgtctcatcaatatgaggagtctcattctagtttttcttttgagatactactctagtatcctcgaagagtctcagattcaattaaggtatcattcctttattcggaatatcttaattctatcgtatgagatgctgcttcgactcgatacagagaatctcatctttcGCTGTTTGAGATGCTGCCTCGTCAATATaaggagtctcattccagtttttcttttgagatactgctctagtatcctcgaagagtctcagattcaattaaggtatcattcctttattcggaatatcttaattttatcgtatgagatgctgcttcgactcgatacagagaatctcatctttcACTGATTGAGATGCTGcctcatcaatatgaggagtctcattccagtttttcttttgagatactgctctagtatcctcggagagtctcagattcaattaaggtatcattcccttgttcggaatatcttaattctatcgcatgagatgctgcttcgactcgatacagagaatctcatctttcgctgtttgagatgctgtctcatcaatatgaggagtctcattctagtttttcttttgagatactgctctagtatcctcggagagtctcagattcaattaaggtatcattcccttgttcggaatatcttaattctatcgcatgagatgctgcttcgactcgatacagagaatctcgTCTTTcgctgtttgagatgctgtctcatcaatatgaggagtctcattctagtttttcttttgagatactgctctagtatcctcggagagtctcagattcaattaaggtatcattcccttgttcggaatatcttaattctatcgcatgagatgctgcttcgactcgatatGGAGAATCTCATCTTTcgctgtttgagatgctgtctcattaatatgaggagtctcattctagtttttcttttgagatactgctctagtatcctcggagagtctcagattcaattaaggtatcattcccttgttcggaatatcttaattctatcgcatgagatgctgcttcgactcgatacgGAGAATCTCATCTTTcgctgtttgagatgctgtctcattaatatgaggagtctcattccagtttttcttttgagatactgctctagtatcctcggagagtctcagattcaattaaggtatcattcccttgttcggaatatcttaattctatcatatgagatgctgcttcgactcgatgcagagaatctcattttctttactgtttgagatgctgcttcatcaacatgaagagtctcattcatttttagaaACATTGTTTCGCTTATTACCAGACAGTCTTGGATACAGTTGGGGTATCATTCCTTTAAAGGGATACTTCGATTGTAATTATCCAAGATATTATGCTGACGATTCCTTCTCATACTGTATTTCTTACTACATTTTTTCTGTATGAATTTACTTCTTCCACTTCAAAGGACAAAACTCAGGTCTTCTTGTATTTAATTACCGTTCACTATGAACGCATGAAGACCACTGTCGTTTCTGCTTTCTAGTTCACtgtaattaaataggggcagctgtcataccccaattttgtccgggcatatttaaatttttatagaattaatttcattttttatttatgcatcatatgcataacaaATCATACATTCCAAGTCCTTCATTTACAAAGATCTCATGCACTTAGCTATTAGGTTACATTCCATTGTTCATTACATGAAAAGCTATAAAATTCAGAAATGATAATGAGATGTTGACTTTTGTCAACCGTGGACCTTTTGGTCAACcggttgaccaaagtcaacccttTAGCTAATAAAAAACATTTTagtcattttcattttcattttcaaatctTTTTAAACCATAAACATTCATTGTTTCTTTTGAAGCTTGATCACTACAGTATTAATCCAATACTTCTTACACTTCCATACATAAGGTAATACAAACCATGTTCATTGCAAAAGCCAAAACTGTATTGCATAAATTATTATAACCAAAACACATAAACCTTTTCCATTCTTATTACAACCAAAAACCAACTCACGTGCTGACATACACAATACCATCACTAAAGCACATGACCTAAGCGTTAGTACAACATATGCAAAACCATGCCTCAAATTCACGACAGGCCTATGCAATCCGATTGGCAAAGGAAAGGAAACTGCTTCAGGAAGCCAACCTGTTGAGAAAGGTCATCAAAACACACAAATAATGCAGGGGCAAGCTTTATGTTTTGGATCCGGTTTAGATCCAAGCGAACCACCCAAGCCACCGGTTTCCCCGTATATTTCAGGTCATATAGCTACACCAACACAGCCTGTTGCCGTTGCTCCCAACCATCACCGACTGCAGTAGGGTACAATAAGTCAAAGGGCATGACTTGTAATGGATCAAGTGCATGTTGATCTTCTGAGCTGTGAGGATTATGCCATCGTGTTTCGACTACGCAGGATAAAGATCAGGCATTGCTAACAAAAAAACTGTAAGGAGCCAACCGATCCATATCAGTATGTATCAGTACCCTGTGATAGCAACAAAGCGACCACGTTGTGATATACGAAGGTAAGGGCCTAGCTGCAAGGTCATAAACAAACCATGTCGAACTGTAAGAGGAATACCACTTAGAGCAAGCTGCAAATAGTCTATACCTGTAGCAATACAGTAAGATCACAAAGTTAAGGAACGGCACAGTCCAGAGGTGCATCAAAAAGTGAACATGACAAGTGCAAGATGAAGATACTTGCTAAGAACAGCCATTGGATGCGTGCAACGTGAAGGATGTTGTTTAGAAGCCTGTCATTTCCTTATAACAGACCTGCTACAAATTCAATACACTCATCAAGACAAAGGGTACATAATAAAACCTGTTACTACGGTTTCCACAGACTGGACCAGGAGGTCTCAACAATCTTTGTGGGATATCGCTTGGCTTTCAGGCCATTGTTGGCTAGCTGTCAATGACAAGGACTGAGATTGTGAATCAACTGCAGGTGTACATAGAGGAAAGCCAATAAAAACCGCGATTGCACATAGCTCGTCATGATTAATGCGGTGTAAGGAAATGCTATCACGGGACTGTGATGAGAGTTAACCATACCATCTGTGTGTAAATCAGAATTAGCTATCAGGGAGCTAGACCTGCCAGTAGGCCAGCTGCAACTTGCATATCACAAATGAGCCAAAGAACATGCAGGATACAAGTTTTGCAATGCCTGAATGGTACCACAGCAGTTTGATCAGAAGTAAAATCATGAATAAGTGAGAGCAAGGTTATAGTGATCAGCATATTATACCGGATTCCATGCAGGATAAATAGATCAAAGTTACTAGTTATACCAAGCTAAAATGTCAATGGCACATCGAAGCAGGTCACAAGAATCGCAAGCAGAAGTTGGTCATATTAATTCCCAAGCTCCAAATTCTGAAATTGCAGAAAAGGAATAAATTATGATACAGGTTATTAGAGATCGAAAAAGAAAACTAGAAGGGGCATAGTTGATTCATCTTACCCTTCCTGAAAGAAACCGGTTCACTGGTAGCAAAACAAGTTGTAATCAAGTAGAGACATCATTGTCGTGCGAACAGACATAACCAACAATAAGGAACAATTCCAGTACGGATAAACCTGCCGAGATGGAGTTACAAGAGCTTTGCCGAACCAACAAATCCATAACAGACCGGCATGGACTGCATAACAGCTTAATGAGAGTGCAATAGCATCACGTTACCTGCATAAACCAAAGTGTCATGAAAATGTCATTAAGCAGCCAACAAATATCACAAGTTAAATTGTTTATAAAGTCCTCATATCAATGGCAACATGAAGAGTTAGCCACCCTACATCAATGTGTGAATTCATGGCAATATCCTGCAGTACATCAGTGGTAACTTCTCCTTTTCGCATCAGTTAACCAAAACCTGTGAAAGAACTCAGAGTTAAAGAACAGTAAAAACCGAGATTTTACCACAAGCACGCAAGTATTTCACAGCAGTAAAATAGAGCTAATACAGGACCACACTTTTTGGTGGATTTCGCTACAGACAAATTGAGGAAATGACTCACGTACCTTGGTCCCCACCAAATCTAGCCCAAAAATTCCTCTCTAACGGAATGATTTTGAATAGATTTGCCAGCTCATGAAGGATAAGGACGTATGAACCTCGTACCACCTCTCTATAAGAAGGGAGTGAAATCCACTGAAGAGGGATCCGAATTTTGACACCGTTACTCTACTGAGATTTCTTTCACACCCATTCACCAAAGCTCAACACTACCAAAAGTTCACTCAAAGTTCATCATTAGAACTTTGAGAAAACTGAGCTGAAGCCCCTGTCAAGTCAATACACCCAAAGTCAGTGAAGGAAAACGACGAAAGGCGAAAAGAAACCGAACGGAGCTTACTGGGGATTTGGAGAGATTTTTGCTCGAAGAGTCATCAGAGTTTAAGTGGCCGAACGCTTCAGATTTTCTTCCGTCGGTACTTCTTCTTCCCCATTTACTCACCTCATGCTAAAATCTCTAACATAATGTTTATTCACTCAATATGGAATCGGCGTTTCGACTTTCACCTTACTGTATAATAACTTGATATCTGTTGAATGAGTGTGTTTATCTCGATCTTCGTTTTGAATGTGTCATCGAAGCTCATTGCATTTCATTTTCCTCCATTTGTGTGCGATCTATTTTGAGGAATAGGTTTCAATTTGGGAAAATTGAGATTTAGGGTGTGATCGATTGTTTGCATGTGTGTTAGGTTTATGATGCTCCTTGCATTTCATTTTCCTCCATTTCTTGTAGAAACTGGTAAAGAAATGTGTTTGTTTGGTTTAAGGTAAGAATGGAAACAGGGAGAGAAGAAGAGAGGCTCGTTGCTTTTGTGTGAGTATTAATTCCGGTTTTTGGAGGAAACTTGTGTTTCTTAAACAAGGACTTATAATGTAATTAATAAATTGGTTTTATTTGGTTTTAATATACATGAATGATCATTAGTTAGTTAGCTGGCAAATTCATTTGGTTTTCTACCGTTGGGAAAGCCAAAAGGTTTTAATTACCACATGTCTCAAGCGGCTGTACAGCTGCCTTCCACTTGGATCGATGAAGTGAGTGATTGCAGACTTGAGGTCTCTTCACCTTTTGCATTTTCTTTACTCTGTTTATTTTAGAATGTAACAAAGTTGTTATTGGGCCTTAGAGCCCACTGCGAAGCCACCTACTGTTGAGGCCCTCTATTGGGCCTCCCCCCTGATCCATTATTTTAGAGCTTCACTCACTTTTATTCcaatttaattgatttaatttaCTATATATTTAGGACATTTTAAATTAAAAATTGAGATGACTATGATTAAAATAATAATAGTAGAAATTCTATTCAATTTGtttttgacttttttttatttgttttatttattttattcacttatatctttatttattttcgttAGGACGTTACGAACTAATTGAAAAGAGAATTTAATAGATAATTCCTCTAAAAAAAACAAACAATCTAGGTCCAATACCAAATAGTCCTTCTCAAAGtatattaattctaaataaattcaaatccaccatatttaaataatattctcttaaaattatttaataatttaattttgaatgaaaaggagaatagtaagcttccgctttactacctctcgactattcgaataattggcgtacgccatattgctcgaattgtcgtcatttaattaaaaccctaaaaattcTATAAAATTA containing:
- the LOC127085395 gene encoding uncharacterized protein LOC127085395, encoding MTLEQVEANQATMRSDINTIQEKMDQLLETMLAIAQRERVADAENEARRNDNPSSLVHPDESYVHAKKSLVHIPIGSKGEGDRAEPSEAPAHYGSEMGDDPYEAFYVPDQPKPKTLPDPSADRLRALEKKIKAIEGNNIFGASAMNMRLVSNLVIPAKFKTPDFEKYQGQTCPRSHLVMYFRKMAAHTENDKLLIHCFQDSLSGASLRWYMSLEQGRIQNWEDLADAFLRQYKYNLDMAPDRMQLQGMAMKENESFKEYAQRWRELAAQVEPPLSEKEMTGIFVDTLKDPFFDRLVSSAASDFAHLVTIGDRIEKGLRDGKISGAVATSSAPKKYSGGFQKKKEGEANAVSRGYKGKQQASYGQVAAVVPIPYQQPIQQQPMYQPQHQQPRQQQNTAPPRQFKPKPPRRQLDPLPVPYSQIFPYLQKEGLLTLRELKPAVFPYPPGYDANAHCEFHMGAPGHTLENCFAFQNRVQDLIEAKVVTFTPRRPNVNTNPMPTHGDASVSAIEESDQGELILKVEEIQTPITMIGAQLLKGGLVPEELVNDENDEGLRNFIQQMLDQGELQINRCVKNKGEKEIAVVVDILYDEVNVDIPFDEVNVDIPFDEVNVDIPFDEVNVAIPYDEVNVEIPINPLVIEFPAPFAYKDEKAVPWIYQPRAFKQGQEDRPVVISEPNVTSIVGPAGMTRSGRVFAPRAVDASTKAKGKEIATPVQIPVPNQEMQEMHLSPKVAVTREEAEEFLRIIKKSDYKVVDQLNQTPSKISMLSLLLNSEAHRNSLLKVLSAAHITKDITIEQFDDVIACVTTGNFLGFNDDELPVEGKNHNKALHISLKCIDTILSRVLVDTGSSLNVMPKTTLIKLPMEGMNMKPSTLIVKAFDGSRRAVIGEVDLPIKIGPTFFNITFQVMDIHPGYSCLLGRPWIHSAGAVTSTLHQKLKFITNDKMIVIGGEEDILVSHLTSFRYIEVDGEITETPFQSLEVVNMMAVQKTLETPKSGPSMASWQGAKAVMESENAQDWGKVVEVNQKRDKFGLGYDPSLTEASNQHDEEQIPPVKETFISAGHIFGNQVAMINVEDHEEGASSWIRQAAPNEELTNWKAVEVPQIFQK